aactttttttcaaaatttggtGAACTCTTTTAAAATTGGTGAACTTTTTTTATCATAATCGATGAACCTTTTTAAAATCCATGAACTTTTCTCAAATCCGTGAGCTTTTTTCAAAATTCAGagaactattttcaaatttgtgaacttttttttatcaaaatccatgaacttttcTCGATTTTATGAATTTGTTTTGAGAAAATCCGAGAACTGCTTTTGAAATAGATGAACTTTTTAAGAATTCGTGAAATCTTTTTTCATATCTACGAGTTTTTCCTGAAATAATTTATACTGGGACCAGAAAAATGGTCAAATAGCATGTTTTTAATTGATGACATCAAAGCGATGGTGGTGCAGTGGTTAGTCGCTCGTGTATTTAGAGTTGGCATGTTGGTTCGATTCCCGCATTTTGCAAAATAGTAGCGCAGTATTCACGTTTCTTTTGGAGCATTTTTGCTAGACGCCAGCGatgctgggccagcccattactGGCTGCCTTCGTGCGCCGACTAGCCTAAGCGGCGCTGAGGGCGCCGAAGAGGACCTCTCCTCCAACGGCCTGGGCTTGGCCCATtcacattttcttttgtttttccaaACTTCAAAAAATGGGCAAGAGTAGGTTACAATCTCTCAACCTAACGGATCAAGTTAACTAGGACAACCAACTCGGCCACAACAACTTACGTGCTAATAAACtgtttttcctctttttttgttatgcGTCAACTGTGTAACCCTACAGCGAAGGCTCTAATTATATTACTTGTGTTTTCTTTCACCAATTTTTCTacactttttttcctttttcctgttTTCTTTCTTAAAAGCATGAACCTTTTTCAATTTTCTagaacttttttcaaatctgtgattttttttcttcagttttttgcAAACTGTCTATTGAAAATTATTTAAAATCCATGAATATTTTTCAGTTTTTTGCAACTTTTTTAGTGAACTTGCTTTTTAAAATCTGTGAACTTTTTAAATCAATTAAttgtttttcaaaaaatgatgaactttttccaaatccGAGAATTATTGTTCAAAATCCGGATGCTTTTTCAAATaagtgattttttttcaaaattgatgaacgtttttcaaatccgtgaacttttggtccaaatcgatgaacttttttcaaaccaGAGAACTTCATTTGAAAAcccatgaactttttttcaattcGTGAAGTTTTTTCCAAATCTGacaatttaaaaaaaatgattttttttccaagtttgtgaacttttcaaaatgatgaacaaatttcgaaattcaTGAAATTTTCCAATTTTCTGAACATTTTTGAATTAATGCACTTTTTACAAATCGGTGAActattttcaaattcatgaacttttttgaattcaAAAACATTTTCTGAATTCATGCGCTTTTTTGCAGCACGTACTTGCAAGAGAAAAAATTTGGTagatatttttttgaattttcattGATGATAACAGGAACGGAAAGAAATTCTAAAGAGATTTTAGTCTAAACATATCCAAAGCCGGTTGATAAGTTTCCAAAAAAACAATCGACCAAGAGTGTGTTTCCTCCCTTTTTTGTATCCTCTAAAATGTATCAGGACATGCTTTCACACCAATGGTTCAATATTTAGACGGAATACTAGTACACACCAGGATAGGCGTCAATAAATCCTTACCTTTTTCATTCCTCATTCTAAATAGATTGACACATGAAACATACCAGTATATATATGCCCATATATGCATCCAAGGATTCATCGAGCAAGCAAGCAAACACTCCAGCCTACCATTGCACCCATCCCACAACTTTGTCAACTCTTCTCTTTGAAATGGAGAATGTTGTAGTGTTGATTATTGGCGCTGGGCCTGCAGGCCTTGCAACAGCAGCATGCCTTAGCCGATTCTCAATTCCCTATGTCATTGTCGAGCGTGAAAGTTGCAGCGCGTCGCTTTGGCGCAACCGCGCCTACGATCGCCTAAAGCTGCATCTTGCAAAGGAGTTCTGTGAGTTGCCACACATGTCATACCCACTAGATGCTCCAACATACATACCAAAAACCTTGTTTGTGAAGTACTTAGATGACTATGTTGAGCGTTTCAATATTCAAGCCAAGTATCTCACTAGTGTGGAGTCATCCACATTTGACAATGATGAAAAATGTTGGTCCATCGTGGCACATGACATGGCAAAGAGCACAATAGTCAGGTTCACAACAAAGTTTCTTGTTGTGGCAAGTGGTGAGAATAGTGCAGAGAATATTCCAATGATCCCCGGACTACAAAGTTTTTCGGGTGATGTCATCCACTCCTCAAGCTACAAGTCAGGAAAAAGCTACTCTGGCATGAATGTATTGGTCGTTGGATCTGGCAACTCTGGAATGGAAATTGCTTATGATCTTGCGGCCCATGGTGCCAATACTACAGTCGTTATACGAAGCCCGGTATGTACACacactatatattatttttgACCTCGAAACACTAGGGAATCCCCCACCCGCACCCTACGGGCATTACATATTTTCAGTGGGTACATGGCAATTTCTTATTATAACCACCACTAGATGGATGCAATTTTTCAGAGTTATTACTAGAAAGTATTTTATGGTATAGAGCGATAGACTGTTTTATTACATGCACAAACAACTAAGCAATTAGACGAACTACACCGAAAAATTAACTCTTGAAAGAAGATGATTCTATGAAATTTTATTCGATGATGCAGGCTTCAAAAGAGATGTGACAAGTTTTGTGGTTGCAGATTCATGTAATGACAAAGGAACTAATCCGGTTGGGGATGACACTTGCTCGCCGCCTTCCACTGAATCTAGTGGATAACCTCCTTGTGATGGCGGCAAATTTAAGATTTGGAGACCTATCGAGGTATGGTATTAGAAGGCCAAAAATGGGTCCAATGACCCTCAAGTCAAAAACCGGCCGATCCGCTGTTATTGATGTTGGCACTGTTGGGTTAATCAAAAAAGGTATCATCAAAGTAAGTATATCCTTAACATGACATAAATTTCATAACATATGTTGTCTTTATATGCCAAGCTATCAATATTCTATTCATCTCCTACAGGTACAGGGGAGCATTAGTAAGATCATGGGCGATATAGTTGAATTTCAATGCAGTAAAAAGATATCATTTGACGTGATTGTGTTTGCAACTGGATACAAAAGCACAGCAAATATATGGCTGAAGGTAACAACATCGATGTTTGAATATGTCTGAGTTTGTTTTCTTGGTGCAACAATTGTTAAATCTGCTAACAAGCTCTATGTTATTTTTTATCCTAGAATGGTGAGAGCATGTTAAATGGCAATGGACTACCCATCAAAGAATATCCGAATCATTGGAAAGGTGAAAATGGGCTCTACTGTGCTGGGTTAGGAAGGAGAGGATTGGCTGGTATTGCAGCAGATGCCAAGAATATCGCCAATGACATCAAATCAGTGATAGGCGCTATGTCCGGCTAAATTATCAAACAGTGAATGCGTCTTCGACAACGCGATGCCTTCCATCACTGGGCTCCTGAACAAGATCAAGGATGAGATCCAATGATGGGCTAAGGCCGGGGCACAAGGCCCGCGGGTTGTTCTGCACCAATCCTGGGATGTCCACTGAGTTGTATGATGTACTGTAAAATTAACCTCCTAGGAGGACTATAACTTCCCCCCATCCTTTCAATGCAATGAACGCAAAGGTCATTTGCGTTTTCTCGATTTGTTTTTTATCTTTTACATGTAGTTTACCAGGCTAGTGTGCTAGACGGTTGATTCTTTCAAAAATCTATCCACTGCCACCTGTCTATCTATCTACATCTATATTTGATAGAACTAGATTTTTGTTTATTTCAAGGTTCATATGCGCCAGGGAGTAAGCATTACTTTTATAATATAATCAAGGGATTTATACTCACATGATGCAAAGAGCTTTGTAATTTTTATTGAACAGTTACTTATAGTATTTTGTTTACTTGAATTTACACATGCAAAAGTCATCCCCTTGAACACGATGTTTAACGCCCGCGAAATAAAAACAAGGGACTAAGTGTAATTAATACAAGGacaatgctacacctacgtaaacTAATCTATGTACTTTACGTAATGTGCATGTGGACACTCTGGATTGGATATAGGTGGATTGGGGGGGCCACCTCCCTCAAAATCAAGGGGGAGAGAATCATTGTTAGAAAGTCTACGTTATACACCCCTCGTATAAAGGGTAGTATAGACTTTTGCCTAATCACTGTATACGTTGTACATGACTAATTTAGAAACGGGCACACAACTGCCCCCTCCCGCCACCACGGCCTGGGCTTGGCCCACCCCTCACGGTCTTTCCGTACAGGGCTAGTTTAGAAACGGGCGCACAActcccccccaccccccaccAACGGGCCAAACCCTATTCGGCGCCTTTAGCGCCCGAATAAGGCATTTCCGCAAACGGGCGCATACCCCTCTCTGcgcactgggccggcccatttccGCCCCTTTTTTTTGTTCGAAATTGCAAAAAACTGTGGCCTGTTGACACTCGAACTCACAACCTCGCGACCTCCTCCTTTTACGTTAGCTACAGTAACCAACTACACAACTACCCTCATTTGATTTGAGACATCCTTTCTCCTTTTATGAaatcttcttttctttttctttttctcctttctttttcttttttctttttctttctttcttgttcCTTCTTTTTCTTAAATGCATGATTTTTTTAAATCCAGTGAACTGTTTCCCCGTTCATGAACTATTtattcaaaattgatgaactttttcgaATTTGTGAACCTTTTGTGAAAACTAGTGGACCTTTTTCACATTAGTGAACTTTTTTTACCGAAACTGGTGAACTTTCTATAAACCAGAGAACCTTTTTACAAAATTCAGTGAAGTCTTTTCAAATTCTTGAACTCTTTTTTATCTAAATCAGTGACTTTTTTAAAAATCCATGAACTTTTCTCAAATccgtgaactttttttcaaaatttggtGAACTCTTTTAAAATTGGTGAACTTTTTTTATCATAATCGATGAACCTTTTTAAAATCCATGAACTTTTCTCAAATCCGTGAGCTTTTTTCAAAATTCAGagaactattttcaaatttgtgaattttttttatcaaaatcgatgaacttttctcGATTTTATGAATTTGTTTTGAGAAAATCCGAGAACTGCTTTTGAAATAGATGAACTTTTTAAGAATTCGTGAAATCTTTTTTCATATCTACGAGTTTTTCCTGAAATAATTTATACTGGGACCAGAAAAATGGTCAAAGAGCGTGTTTTTCAATTGATGACATCAAAGCGATGGTGGTGCAGTGGTTAGTCGCTCGTGTATTTAGAGTTGGCATGTTGGTTCGATTCCCGCATTTTGCAAAATAGTAGCGCAGTATTCACGTTTCTTTTGGAGCATTTTTGCTAGACGCCAGCgatgctgggccggcccattactgGCTGCCTTCGTGCGCCGACTAGCCTAAGCGGCGCTGAGGGCGCCGAAGAGGACCTCTCCTCCAACGGCCTGGGCTTGGGCCATtcacattttcttttgtttttccaaACTTCAAAAAATGGGCAAGAGTAGGTTACAATCTCTCAACCTAACGGATCAAGTTAACTAGGACAACCAACTCGGCCACAACAACTTAGGTGCTAATAAACtgtttttttcctctttttttgttatgcGTCAACTATGTAACACTCCAACCAAGGCTCTAATAATATTATTTGTGTTTTCTTTCACCAATTTTTCTacactttttttcctttttcctgttTTCTTTCTTAAAAGCATGAACCTTTTTCAATTTGCTagaacttttttcaaatctgtgattttttttcagttttttgcCAACTGTctagtgaacatttttttaaatccaTGAATATTTTTCAGTTTTTTGCAACTTTTTTAGTGAACTTCCTTTTTAAAATCTGTGAACTTTTTAAATCCATGAATTGTTTttccaaaaatgatgaactttttccaaattcgaGAATTATTGTTCAAAATCCGGAtgctgatttttttttcaaaattgatgaactttttcaaaccCGTGAAATTTTTGGTCCAAATCGATGAACTTTGTTCAAACCTGAGAAGTTCATTTCAAAACCCATGAACTTTTTTTTAATTAgtgaatttttttcaaatctGACGATTTAAAAAAAATGAATTGTTTCCCAAGTTTATGAActtttcaaaatcatgaacaaatttcgaaattcatgaaattttccaattttctgaacattttttgaattaatGCACTTTTTTACAAATTGGTGAActattttcaaattcatgaacttttttgaattcaAATACATTTTCTGAATTCATGCGCTTTTTCGCAACACGTACTTGCAAGAGAAAAAAATTGGTagatattttttttgaaaaaaatctcTAGGTTGATTGAAGGATTAATTCGGAATGTGGAGCGAGAGGAGCGATCGAGCAAGCTATATGGGCCACGACCCACTAGGAGAGTGCGTGAGCGCTAGCTAGTCCACGCGGCGCTTAAGGCGCCCACGAGGAGCTCTCATGCGGGGAGTAGTGTCACACAAACCGACGCACACCCCTCTTGGCGTCGCCCATTTATTTATTCCATGACCTTGTATGATTAATTCAAGGCATTTTATTGGTCAAATAAATGGTCGGATGTGTCGCAAATTGCCTACAGTGTCGTTCAAACCTGGTATGAATGCCTAACATGGGCATGCCCACGTGCATGCAAAATTAGGGTTGGTTCTAAGGTTTCTAAAAAATACATGTTCAACGCAGAGTGTTCGGGTCGGCGAGAAGGGTCTGTTTGGGAGCACCTCGTTTCTTGACATCCCTTAAATGGCCCAATTTATTTTCATGGCCTTGTAAGACAAATTGCTGGGCGAGCTTAAAGCACGTTGTTACGCCTTCCTCAGACCCTGCATAGGCGGGAGCTACGTGCACCAGGCTACCCTTTTATGACCTTGTATGATCAATTCAAGGCATGATCCAAGTTGTTTTGATTTTTGACAAATTTTATATTTTCTAGAGTTTTCTCGGTCAAATAAATGGTTggaaaattgaaaaaaaaatggTTGGATGTATCGCAAATTGAATACGGTGTCGTTCAAACCTTTTATGAATGCCTAACATGGGCATGCCCACCTGCATACAAAATTAGGTTTGGTCCTGAGGTTTCCAAAAAAAATATCATGTTCAACAGAGAGTGTTCGGGTCGGTGAGAAGGGTCCGTTTGGGAGCAGCGCTTTTCTCGACATCCCTTAAATGGCCCAATTTATTTTCATGGCCTTGTAAGACAAATTGTTGGGCGAGCTTAAAGCACGTTGTTTTCCGACATTCTTGGAATGACCCTAATTTTTTCCATGACCTTGAACACAAATTGCAAACCACATACTTTTGTTAAATTTATCAAAAAAAATTATAAAACGCAAACATTTCTTAAAATTGTGAACGAAAAAATTGAAAACCAGAATATTTTCTGAAGGTCATACAAAAGGGAAAAAGTGTAAAATGGGCAGGCCCAGGGAGGGTGTGTGCCAAATTGCTTGCCTCTTTCTTGAGCAGTATATTGCTAGCTAAACTAGCAAGTAAGCACACTAGCTGATTTTTGAAAAAAGAAGCAAGCACATAGGCTGCTTAATTGATTCCGACCGTACCCACACGCCTTGCTGTAGACGTAGCCTCCAGGTGCCCAAGTCAATTAGCGTGCGCCTGGCTGCCTAGGTCCAGACACCAGCCGCGTTCCGCGTGCGCCAGCCTCAAGCGCTCTGCACAGTTTAGTACCACATCACGGGGCGAGCTGCAGCGAGGTGGGTGGAGGGAAATAAAAGGAGGAGTGATgaacagttcaactcatatatgcGGTTATTTTCCACACTGAAGCTATTTTTGGTTAACTGAAATAAGGTCATCGATTTTTAAAagaaaccaaaatattagaaaaAGATTCATCGATTTTTAAAAGGTTcgtaaattttcaaaaaaaatatctTCACACATTTTGAAAAAACAAATTGCCCAATTTGagaaaaaaacacaaaaaaaGTTCATGTGTTTTGAAACAACGACGTGTgtgaatttgaatttttttcatgATTTTGAAGAATAGTTCAAGAATTTGAAGCAAATTTCATGTGTTTTATAAAAAAGACGTGTGTGGAAGTAATCCAAGAGGTCAGAGAGTTCGAATCCTACTTCATGCACATATTATTTGGATgttaaaaaaaataagaaaacatATATGGGCCAAGCCCAGGACGAAGGGGTGTGTGCGCCGGTTCGCGTGACGCTACTCCATGTACAAGGTATACGTTGGGAACTCCTAGTCAGCGCTTTTTTAGGGTTGCTTAGCCGAACTGGCACCCATGCTCGAGCGCTTTGGGCAGGCCCAGCAAACGAGAACATTGTTCGCATGGTCGGTTGACAAGGCGGCTGGTTGGCCCTTGACTATGAGACATTTGACAGTTGATAAAGCTGacgaaatttgaaaaaaaatcacgaGTTTCAAAAAATAATTTGCGaaaattcaaaaaagttcacgaattcaAAAACAAAATCGTGATTTTGAccaaaaagttcatgaatttgtaAAAAGTTTGTGGATTCTGAAAAAAGTTCACGGGTTGATGACAGGTCATCAATTTGAAGAAAAAGTGCATATGATTGAGAAAAgttcaaaatttgaaaaaaaactcATCGATTTTGAATTGAAAAAACACAAATTTGGAAAAGGTTTATTAATTTTTTTAAAACTTCACAAAGATAGAAAAAAATTCAAcgaattttgaaaaaaagtttacggatttgaaaaaagttcatcgattttgataaaaaaagttcatgaattagAAAAATGTCCATCGCTTTTTAAAAAGTACATCACTTTAAAAGAAGTTCACAGATTTCCACAAAAAAATACGAGTTTGAAACAAGTTCACCAATTTTGAAAAACAATGTTTAGGAATTCAAAAAAAAGCTCACCGGATTTTCAAAAGTTTGTCTATTTGGATAAAGAGTTCACGCAAATTGGAAATTTTTTAATGAATTTTCTAAAAGGTCACAATAACTGAAAAAGCTTACTAATTTGAAGAAAAGTTCACAAAttaagaaaacaaaacaaaacaaaaacaaaagaaaaaaagtcGTAGAAGAAACAGCCAAAGAGAACAAGAAAACCCAGAAAAGAAAACCATACACGTTACATTTGCCACAAAAAACGGAAAAAGGCATAAGTGAGCATCGCAAAGTAACGCGCAGTGGTGCTTGCCTATAGGACTGAACATCGAGGTCTCAAGTTATCTGTCTGAATGCATTCTTTTCGTAATTTTTAAATCttagaaagaagaaaaaaaatactaaATGGGCCGAGCCCAGGATGGCGACTGGATGTGCGCCAAGTTGCAAAAAGCGTTATAACGGGCCATATAGGGATTGGGTATACATATACGAACGAAGAGTTTATACAATATGACCATCGTGCCCTTTCTTATGACGAGGTATGGGTTAATCTGAGTCGTTCTTGTGTTTAGGAGGGAGGGGGTGTACCGAAGCAGAAGTGAATCATCAACAGCAAATGGTGCAAAAGATAATCAAGTCAAAGTTGTTCAGTTTTTCATGTCAAACACACACGAGTAATTGCAGTAGCTTCCAAGTTTTTATTTATTAATTGTCAAATGAATATCAAATTGAAGATTTCTAGAAATACAATGGTAATTGAAATGAATGATAACAAGTTCTCCAAACATTTGCTTGATATGTACATGATTCAGCACCAATCTTCGACCCAAGCCAGGATAGATGTTTTCTTTTCGTTCCGTATTAATTAGTGAAAACTAATTCTAGTTTAATCTATCACTGAGCACAAACGTAATTACCTTCTCAGAACCAGTTCAGCAATTGCTTCGCCACTTCCTTTAGAGTTTAGACATTCTCTGGCGTTTCTTCCCTTTCCGCAGAGGCAAGGAGAATGAAGTGTACTTCAGTTTGCGCTTTGTTATTACTCAGACTAATATCTCTAGTAATTGTCAATAGATTTCAAAACTCAAAAGATTCAACAGAAACTTTCTCCTGAATTATAGAACACATGGACATACTACCGGTGTAACTGCTTAATTTTATCACCAAAAGACATACGAATCATCCAACTAGTCTTCATTACAGTTGCTTCTAAAACATAAATATCAAATAGTATTTCACAAAGACCAGCAGGTTCTCCTTGTTAAACTTATCATACGTTCCCTTTATCATGGACCAATTATCTTCCTGGTCTAGATTAGTAGATTACTACACCCATAACGAATACAGTTCAAGACATAATGCCTATAAAAACATTTATTGTTTCACAAGACAAAATAATAATCCTTCATTATCAGTCCACGTCAAACATGAATAGTGGTTTTTCCTCCCATACAAAGCAATTTTAGCAACTACTATCGTTTTCTCAAAAAGTCTCCAATTGCCATATATCAGAACACCATAAAGGCATCCACAAAAAAAAAAGAACACCATAAAGGAATGAACATGAACTACACTATTTTCATGTATTGGAGACACAAAGGTCAGATCATACCAAATGCCCGAGTCCTGCGTCAATTCCATCAAATGCCAATTAATGAGAACAAAAACATAACATACAGAGGATGCTTTCATGCTTTACGGATTTGTTATTTAATTTAAATCTAGAAAAAGAACTTAAAAAGAGAGACTATTTCACAAACATATTACTTGGTGTTATGGGATACAAACTAACACACTTCCTAATCTCACTACGAAAAGTTAATAATACATTATCATTTAAAACTACTAGATACCATCAGCGAAACACATTCACATGAAAAATCAGATGATGTATTCAATTTCCATGATACAACCACTAGCTTTCTGCCTATATAATGCAAATAACAATTTGAGCTTTGAGAGTTTCTTTGATGTAGATAGGAGTCTTATCATGCAGCTTAATAATGTTGGGTTCTTGAGCTATTGTCGAGTGTTCAGTTTTTCAAGTTTAATACTTTTTCGGGAGAACCAATCATCACAGCCAAATGTATGCTCCCCTGCCTCATGAATTGGTTGTTTGCTCTAATCGAAGCAAATAAAGGCTATGGTAGGGATACGTAACAGCACTAGACAGTGGCCAACTTCATATAGCATATCCCCTGGGCATTCTCAATACACTGACGGGGCATAGAAAAACGCAATTTCAGATCAAAACGGAAGGTCACTTGAAGCAATTAGGACAGAGAATACACATTTAAATCCAATGTCAACCTCTTGGTTACTACTCATCGCCTGCCAATACACAACATGTCACTATTCGCCATCTCAACCTTCCTCATCGCCTACTAATTGTTGTTTTTTAAAGGAAGTTAATTGTTTCCTGGAACGCCTAGAGATGCtcttaggccaactccaccgctcGATCCCAAACGGACACATTTGTCCGTTTGGGATAGGAAATAGATGATGTCTGGGGCGGACGGTCGGCGGACACGTCTGCGCCCAACGCGCAGCAGAGAGGCCCCGACCCCAAACTGTATGTGGTGCCTGCCCCTCGCCGGAGCTCGCCCATGTCGTGCCCACGCCTCGCGGCAGTTCGCCCTGTCGTGTCCGCGCCTCGCCGGAGTTCACCCTTTCGTGCCCGCGCACCCACCTACAGCAGCAGCCCCCGCGTGCACGCCCCGCCCCGCCTGCCACGCGCATGGCCGCGCCGCGTGCGCCCGCACCGCTCTGCTGCGCGCTCGGCCATGCCCGCACCCTGCTCCTGCCGCCCCGCTCCGCCCGCCGCGAGCTCGCCCGTGCCCTGCTTAGCGCCCCACCGCCCGCCCGCCTCGCCTGCCCCGTGCATGGCCGCGCCACCCGCTGCGTGCCCCGCCCCGCCTGCCGCGCGCCTCGCCGCACGCTCGCCCAGCCCGCACATGgccgtgatgtctactacgcaact
This sequence is a window from Aegilops tauschii subsp. strangulata cultivar AL8/78 chromosome 7, Aet v6.0, whole genome shotgun sequence. Protein-coding genes within it:
- the LOC109735032 gene encoding probable indole-3-pyruvate monooxygenase YUCCA10 — encoded protein: MKHTSIYMPIYASKDSSSKQANTPAYHCTHPTTLSTLLFEMENVVVLIIGAGPAGLATAACLSRFSIPYVIVERESCSASLWRNRAYDRLKLHLAKEFCELPHMSYPLDAPTYIPKTLFVKYLDDYVERFNIQAKYLTSVESSTFDNDEKCWSIVAHDMAKSTIVRFTTKFLVVASGENSAENIPMIPGLQSFSGDVIHSSSYKSGKSYSGMNVLVVGSGNSGMEIAYDLAAHGANTTVVIRSPIHVMTKELIRLGMTLARRLPLNLVDNLLVMAANLRFGDLSRYGIRRPKMGPMTLKSKTGRSAVIDVGTVGLIKKGIIKVQGSISKIMGDIVEFQCSKKISFDVIVFATGYKSTANIWLKNGESMLNGNGLPIKEYPNHWKGENGLYCAGLGRRGLAGIAADAKNIANDIKSVIDILSPFMKSSFLFLFLLSFSFFFFFLSCSFFFLNA